CTCCTGATGATTATTTGTTACGTTCGGGGACGGGATCAGGATAGCCGGAATACCAAGGGATGTAATCTCGGCGAGGAAGGAAGCCCCTGCCCGATTCACAATCAGCGAGGTCGCTGCAAGCACCTCAGGCATATTATTTACATACGGCAAAATATGCATATGACTTGGAATGTTGCCCAGCCGCTCTTTTACAGCCTGAAGTGTAGATTCGTAATAGGAATCCCCCGTAACATATACCATATGGACATCCTTAAGTGCTGCTACGCGTTCACTCATGTCGATCATTGCGTCATTGATCGCCTTCGCTCCCCGGCTTCCGCCTACGACAAGCACGACCTTGCTGCCCATTGGTACTCCAAGCGAAGCAAATCCGCGTTCGCGGCTCGCATGTTGCACGGTAGTCGCACGCGGATTGCCGGTGTAGAGAACATTTTTCACGCCGGGAAAATGCTTCTCCGAGCCTTCAAAGCTTACGGCTACGGTATCCACATAACGGCTCAGAAATTTATTGGTCAAACCAGGAATTGCATTTTGTTCATGAATAATGCTCGGAATGCCGAGTTTAGCTGCGGCGTAAACGACAGGACCACACACATATCCACCTGTGCCTATCACCACATCGGGTTTAAACTCTCGCAGCAGTTTCTTGGATGTGCGGACTCCCTGCAAAAAGCGGAGGATGGTTTTAACATTGTCCACCGACAGCTTACGACGAAACCCCGTAATATCAATAGATTCAAACCGAAGATTTTCCTCGGGAACGAGCTTGCTTTCCAGCCCTCTTTTTCCCCCTATATATAAAAATTCAGCGTTCTTGTCCTCAGACTCCAGCTGCCTTGCGACAGCGACAGCCGGATAGATATGTCCGCCTGTCCCGCCGCCTGTAAGTACAACGCGCATATAAGTCACCTCGCATAACGTGATAAATTAAGTAGTATTCCCAGTGCTGTAAGCATCAGCGTCAGAGATGAACCCCCATAACTGATTAAGGGAAGTGTAATTCCCGTCACCGGCATCAGACCGATAACAACTCCAATGTTAATAACAACCTGTACAGCAACCATACCGACAATCCCTACACCCAGCAAGCTTCCAAACGCATCCGGGACGGTCATCGCTACCCGCATTCCTCTCCATACCAGCAGCAGGAAGAGCAGCAGTACAATTAATCCGCCAATAAAGCCGAGCTCTTCAGCCAATATGGAAAATATAAAATCGGTCTGCGGCTCAGGAACATAGCTGTATTTCTGCCTGCTCATACCAAGACCAAGCCCTCCAAGTCCCCCTGGGCCGATCGCATATAACGATTGAATAATTTGATAGCCTGTACCGAGCGGATCAGACCAAGGGTCCAGAAACCCGGTAATCCGTCTTAAGCGATAAGGGGCTGCGAGAATCAATCCGGCAAAACCAAGTACACCGCCAAGCGCCAGGAACATCAGATGCTTCATCCTCGCCCCTGCCGTAAAGATGATCAACATCGATGCACCAAGCATAACCGCGCCCGTTCCGAGGTCCGGCTGAAGCATTATAAGGCCAAAAGCAAGACCAATAAGACCTAATGGAGGAAGTAAGCCGGTAGTGAAGTTCTTAATTGCGGCAGGATCCTTGCTGAGCCATTTGGCCAGGAACAGAATCATGCCAAGCTTCATAAACTCTGAGGGCTGAATACCGAACGAACTGATACCCAGCCAGCTTCTTGCGCCGCCGCGAACGACGCCGATGCCCGGAATCAGTACGATAATGAGTAGAATAAAGCAGAGGATGAGTACATACTTTGCGTAGTTGCGCCATATCCGGTAATCCACATTTGCCGTAAAGAACATGGCGAGTAGCCCAAGCCCCGCGAACAGCAGCTGCCTCTTTACAAAGTAGAAAGAGTCGCCGTGTTCACGAAAGGCAAGGACGGCACCTGCACTGTATACCATCACAATTCCGATGGAGAGCAGCGACACAATGCAGATAACGAGCCACAAATCAGGCGCCGGTCGGGTCTGTTTCATTAGGAGGCCACCTCTTACATAAGTAGTAGGGGCTTATCCACCCCCCTACTTACAGATTATGCACCGCCTCTTTAAAAATGCGTCCACGCTCTTCATAGGAGCTAAACATATCCCAGCTCGCGCATGCAGGCGACAATAAAACAACATCACCTGATTGTGCCAGCTCGGAAGCATTTTTAACCGCTTCGACAAGCGCTGCGGCGGCATCCTCTCCATTATCGACAATCCGAATATCCTTTAGACCGGCAAGTTTCGCAACTTCAGCCAGCTTCTCCTTCGTTTGCCCCAGCAAAACGACAGCCTTCACTCTCTCTTTGAACACTTCCAGCATATCCATATAATCGGATCCACGGTCAAGGCCACCTGCAATCAGCACGATGGGCTCTTTGAAAGAGGTAAGCGCATTAAGTGTTGCCTTCGCATTCGTCGCCTTGGAATTGTTATAGTAATCTGCACCTGCATGATTCTGTACATATTCCATTCGGTGCTCCACACCGCGGAAAGTTGAGAGAGGAGCAGATAGTGCTGTAGGAGCCGCACCCGCTGCGATGGCTATAGCACAAGCGGCCAGTGCATTGGCAACGTTGAAACGGCCCGGCAGTTTGATCTCATCAACAGAAATAATCGGATGGATTCCACCATCAAAATCACGGTACATGATGGTTCTCTCAATATCATCTTCAACATCCGGTATGTAGGGAGGGTCTGCGTATACACCGACTTGCAGTGTTTCTGTCAGTGAGAATGGCAGGATTCTCCCTTTGATGTAGGGCACAAGCTGTCTGCATACGGGATCATCCCAGTTGATAACCGCATAATCCTCTTGTGTTTGATTGTTAAACAGTTTGGCTTTGGAAGTAATATAGTCCTCCATCCCGCCGTGGTAATCAAGATGCGTCTCCGAAACGTTCAGCAGGCAGCTGACGGCAGGACGAAAATCCGTCGTTCCCTTGAGCTGGAAGCTGCTAAGCTCCACGACCATGATATCCTCTTTTTTGGCCGCCTGTGCTGCCTCGGATAACGGAGTACCAATATTGCCCGCCACAATCGGCGACAAGCCTGCATTCTCGAGCAAAAGACCTACCCAGGTTGTTGTTGTTGTTTTACCATTAGAGCCTGTAATTCCAATGATGGGAGCTTTGCAAATATGATAAGCCACTTCAACCTCAGTGACGACTTCGATGCCCAGCTCCAGCGCTTTTTGAATCGGCGCAATCTTATATGGGATCCCCGGGTTCTTGACCAGAAGCTGCACTCCAGGATGAATCAGATCATCCGGATGCCCTCCGCATATAACAGAAATTCCCAAAGCCTCCAGTTCGGATGCTTCGGGACACTGTGCTCTGTCCTTTTGATCGTTAACAATCACATGGGCACCAGCCTGATGCAGCACCTTAGCCACCTGTACGCCGCTCTTGGCCAGGCCAAGAACAACGACGTCCATTCCTTTATAACTCTCCGGATGCTTCATGAATTACAACCCCTTGTTGATATAAAGTCCGAGACCAGCGAGCAGCAGTCCTACGGCCCAAAAAGTAATTACTACACGCCATTCAGACCATCCCGACAATTCAAAATGGTGATGAATCGGGCTCATTTTAAACACACGTTTGCCTCTTGTCTTGAAAGATACGACCTGAATAACGACAGACAGCATCTCAATGACGAAGATACCGCCGATCACGAGGAATAAGAGCTCTGTCTTTGTGACGATGGCAATAGCTCCGATGGCTCCCCCGATCGCAAGCGAGCCGGTATCCCCCATAAATACTTTGGCTGGGTGCGCATTGTAGACAAGGAATCCAAGTACGGCTCCAATCATCGCTGCTGCGCAAACGGCAGCCGGAAGTGAAGTTGCCTGCATCGCTACAATGGCAAATGCACCAAAAGCTATGGCACTTACGCCGGATAATAATCCGTCCAGACCATCCGTGAAATTCACAGCATTACTTATAGCAAGCATCATGATAACAATGAATGGATAGTAGAACCATGGTCCAAGGTCGAATGCCCATGATGTTCCGGGCAATGCAATCTCCGTGCTGTGACCATTCTGGATAAGCAGGAAGCACATAATTGCAGAAAATAGCAGCTGCCCAAATAGCTTCTGTCTTGCTGTTAGACCGAGTGAACGTTTAAATACAATTTTAATATAGTCGTCCAGGAAACCGATCAGGCCAAACCCTAAAGTTGCCACGATCAGCACATAAAAATCCGTGTTCTTCGCAGGTGCAAACTTTAGGAAGGCAAGCGTAAAGGCAAGCACGATGACGACACCGCCCATCGTCGGCGTTCCCGATTTCTTAAGATGGCTCTGAGGTCCATCTTCTCTTACCTGCTGCCCGAATTTCATGCGGCGCAGGAGTGGTATCAGAATCGGTGCAGCAATCACCGCCAGGATGAATGACACACCGATCGTTAGCAGCATTAATTGAAAATCCATGATAACACCTCTCTAGTCAACTTCGATCTGTAATGGTTCATTGATTAGTGCGTTAGCAACTTCCTCCAGCTTCATGCCCCTGGAAGCCTTGACAAGAACAACATCCCTAGGTGTCATTGTTGCCTTCAAATGGGCAATTAAAGCAGCCTTATCCTCAAAAGCATGCACCGCATGGCTCGGCATATTCCGTAACGCGCCTTTTGCGATGTTCGAAGACAAGGAACCATATGTGAATACCAGATCAAGCTTGGCCGGTGTCAGATAGTGTCCAATCTCCTCATGAAGCTCTTCTTCTCTTGGTCCAAGCTCCAGCATATCTCCAAGGACTGCCGCTTTGCGTTCATAGCCTGCAAGACCGCTCAGGGCATCAACCGCTGCCTTCATCGCAGTCGGGCTCGCATTGTATGCATCATTCAGCACGGTAATTCCACTGACGCCCTTCATAACTTCGATGCGCATTCCCGTCAGCTTCACTTCAGCCAAGCCTTTGTGCATGTCATCATGGGATACACCATAATGCCTTGCGACGGCAAGCGCAGCGAGTGAGTTAATCACATTGTGCTGGCCAATAAGAGGAATTTGCATTGCCTCTTCGCCCAAGGAAACCGAAGTAAAGATCATCCCGCCCGCATGATTCGTAATTCCCGTCGGGAAATCATTATTGGTCTGATTCATTCCAAAGGTAAATCGTTTGAACTCCTTCGGCTTCTTCGTAGACGGCTCGGCAAGAACACGATCTGCTAGTGAATCATCACCATTGTAGATGAGCAGGCCATCGTTCTTCAGCCCGCTTACGATTTCGAGCTTGGCACGTGCAATTTCCTCTCTGGAACCGAGCTGCAGCAAATGAGCTTCTCCAATGTTCGTAATGACGGCAACATCCGGACGTGCAATTTCCGCCAGTCGCTCAATTTCATGCCGGCCGCTCATGCCCATCTCCAGAATCGCAATCTGCGTATCTTGAGGCATATCAAGGATCGTTAACGGCAGACCTATATGATTGTTGAAATTCCCCTGCGTCTTATGCACCTTAAAGGTGGTGGATAACAGCGAATACACCATATCCTTGGTCGTTGTCTTGCCATTGCTTCCCGTAATGGCTACTACGGATGCTCCACTCTCCCTTAAATAAGCCGCAGATAACTCCTGCAATGCCAGAAGGGTATCCTCTACGAGAATAACCGGTCCTTCGGGAGGTGTACCATGATCGTTCTGCCACATAATACCGGCTGCACCGGCAGCCAGACACTCTGCAGCATATTCATGTCCATCAAAACGCTCACCAGCCAAAGGGACAAACAGCCGTCCTTCAACAGTCTTGCGTGAATCTGTATACACACCATTTATATTTAATTCACTGTCTTGATCTCTCAAGAGTGTGCCGCCGCACATCTGTGCAATTTGATATAACGTTCTTTTTATCACTTTGCTATGCCCCTTATCGCTTCTTTCGCCACAAGACGATCATCAAAATCTGTTTTTGTCGTACCAAGAATTTGATACGTCTCATGACCCTTACCCGCAATCAATACTACATCGCCAGAGCTTGCCTGCTCAATAGCACGATGAATTGCCGCCTTCCGATCCACGATAAGTTCGTATTTGTCAGGCTCGGTCCCCATATCGACAAGTCCCTGTTTAATATCTTCAAGAATGGCATCCGGATTCTCTGTACGGGGATTATCGGACGTAATAAATACCTTGTCACTGTATTTAGCAGCAATCTGCCCCATAATGGGACGCTTAGTGCGGTCGCGGTCTCCCCCGCAGCCAAAGACACAGAGTACCCTGCGCTCCGCGAATTCATTAACCGTTCGAAGCACATTTTCGAGTCCGTCTGGTGTATGGGCATAGTCAACGATTACGGCAAAGTCCTGACCACAAGCAACGGCTTCAACCCGCCCGTCCACGCCAGGAATGGATTCAAGACTCTGCTTAATGGCTTCGAGGGAAATCCCCTCCAGTAGTGCAGCCGTGGCTGCGGCCAGCGCATTGTATACGTTGAATTTACCTACCATGCGGAGCTCAATATCAGCGCTGCCTTTAAATGTATCTACATGGAAGAAAGTACCTTGTGCTGTAATCCTGATATTGGACGCTTTCACATCCGCTTCTGTATCAATACCGTAAGTCACGACTTCCGTTGCTGTCAGGCTGGCAAAATACTTGGATGCCTCATCATCGGCATTCAAGACTGCATATTTACGTTTCGAGAGCTCCTCTGTATACGCGTTGCCCATTCTAGCAAACAACAGACCTTTGGCACTTCGATAGGATTCCATCGTGAGATGGTAATCCAGATGGTCCTGTGTAAGATTCGTGAACACCGCCGTACGGAAGTCGGTCCCTTTAACACGTCCCTGTTCCAGCGCATGTGAGGAGACCTCCATGACACAGTTCTCGACCCCTTCCTGCACCATATGATGCAGGCTGCGCTGCAATTCCAGTGCCTCCGGTGTCGTTCCTGACATAGGGAACTCTTTACCTGCGTACCGCATTTGTATTGTACCGATGAGACCTGTACTTTGACCTGCATCGTTTAGTATTTTCTCAATGAGATAAGACGTTGTCGTCTTGCCATTCGTACCGGTTACCCCGATCATGTTCAAGCGCTGGCTTGGCGATTCAAAGAAATGATTAGAAAAAACGGCCATCGCTAAACGGCTGCTATTTACTATAATTTGGGGAACACGAGCCTCGAGCTCCCGTTCAACAACAAGCGCAGTAGCCCCTTGATCCACCGCTGTCTGAGCGTAATCATGCCCATCCACCGTGTGACCAGGCAGACAAATAAACAGATCTCCTGCAGTTACTTTTCTAGAATCTGTTTGTATTCCTGTAATCTCCGTATCCCCGTTGCCTGTGACTTTACTTGTCTGCAGCAAGGAAGCAAATTGTTTTAAAAGCACATGTATTCCTTCTTTCCCTAAATTAAAACGTCATCCTTCCCTATTGTATCCGTTACCTAGCATTATGGTCCATAGGAAGCGAAGTAAAAACATCAACTTCCTTCTTTTTCATTGCCAGAGGATGTATTGGTGTCATGCTCGTGAGCATCTTCCGGATGACTTCCCATATAAATTCGTATGGTCGAGCCTCTTTCGACCCTGGCTCCTGGTTTTGGTGCCTGACTGATGACCGTATTGCCAGTTCCTGATTTGACGAGCATAAAGTTCATATTCAGATCTTCATACAGATCCTGTACCGTTGCTCCTGTAAGGTCTGGTACGGTTACAATCGGTGTTTCCCCATACTTGTAATTCTTCTCAAGCTGATCCTTCCGCTGCGGAACCTGCAAATAATGTAATGAATCCTCTAATATGTTCTGGACGATCGGAGCTGCAACTACGCCCCCGAATTGAATCCCCTTCGGATTGTCTACCGCGGTATATACCACAATCTGAGGATCATCCGCTGGTGCAAAACCGATAAACGAAACGATATGTTCGGTTGTTGAATAACGACCGTTAATGACTTTCTGAGCAGTACCTGTCTTGCCTCCAACTCGATAACCGTCGATAAAGGCAGGGCGTCCGGTCCCCTTCGCAACCACACTTTCGAGCGCTTCACGAACCTGTTTGGACGTCTCCTCCGAGATCACCTGTCTTACCATCTCCGGCTCGGTTTCATCAACAACTTCGCCCGTGACGGGATCGACCCATGCTTTGGCAACAAACGGTTTGTATAATTTTCCGCCGTTGATCGCAGCAGAGACTGCGGTGATCTGCTGAATCGGAGTTACTGAAACACCCTGACCAAAGGCAGTCGTCGCAAGCTCGACAGGT
This sequence is a window from Paenibacillus urinalis. Protein-coding genes within it:
- the murD gene encoding UDP-N-acetylmuramoyl-L-alanine--D-glutamate ligase — its product is MKHPESYKGMDVVVLGLAKSGVQVAKVLHQAGAHVIVNDQKDRAQCPEASELEALGISVICGGHPDDLIHPGVQLLVKNPGIPYKIAPIQKALELGIEVVTEVEVAYHICKAPIIGITGSNGKTTTTTWVGLLLENAGLSPIVAGNIGTPLSEAAQAAKKEDIMVVELSSFQLKGTTDFRPAVSCLLNVSETHLDYHGGMEDYITSKAKLFNNQTQEDYAVINWDDPVCRQLVPYIKGRILPFSLTETLQVGVYADPPYIPDVEDDIERTIMYRDFDGGIHPIISVDEIKLPGRFNVANALAACAIAIAAGAAPTALSAPLSTFRGVEHRMEYVQNHAGADYYNNSKATNAKATLNALTSFKEPIVLIAGGLDRGSDYMDMLEVFKERVKAVVLLGQTKEKLAEVAKLAGLKDIRIVDNGEDAAAALVEAVKNASELAQSGDVVLLSPACASWDMFSSYEERGRIFKEAVHNL
- the mraY gene encoding phospho-N-acetylmuramoyl-pentapeptide-transferase; translated protein: MDFQLMLLTIGVSFILAVIAAPILIPLLRRMKFGQQVREDGPQSHLKKSGTPTMGGVVIVLAFTLAFLKFAPAKNTDFYVLIVATLGFGLIGFLDDYIKIVFKRSLGLTARQKLFGQLLFSAIMCFLLIQNGHSTEIALPGTSWAFDLGPWFYYPFIVIMMLAISNAVNFTDGLDGLLSGVSAIAFGAFAIVAMQATSLPAAVCAAAMIGAVLGFLVYNAHPAKVFMGDTGSLAIGGAIGAIAIVTKTELLFLVIGGIFVIEMLSVVIQVVSFKTRGKRVFKMSPIHHHFELSGWSEWRVVITFWAVGLLLAGLGLYINKGL
- the spoVE gene encoding stage V sporulation protein E codes for the protein MKQTRPAPDLWLVICIVSLLSIGIVMVYSAGAVLAFREHGDSFYFVKRQLLFAGLGLLAMFFTANVDYRIWRNYAKYVLILCFILLIIVLIPGIGVVRGGARSWLGISSFGIQPSEFMKLGMILFLAKWLSKDPAAIKNFTTGLLPPLGLIGLAFGLIMLQPDLGTGAVMLGASMLIIFTAGARMKHLMFLALGGVLGFAGLILAAPYRLRRITGFLDPWSDPLGTGYQIIQSLYAIGPGGLGGLGLGMSRQKYSYVPEPQTDFIFSILAEELGFIGGLIVLLLFLLLVWRGMRVAMTVPDAFGSLLGVGIVGMVAVQVVINIGVVIGLMPVTGITLPLISYGGSSLTLMLTALGILLNLSRYAR
- a CDS encoding UDP-N-acetylmuramoyl-L-alanyl-D-glutamate--2,6-diaminopimelate ligase, coding for MLLKQFASLLQTSKVTGNGDTEITGIQTDSRKVTAGDLFICLPGHTVDGHDYAQTAVDQGATALVVERELEARVPQIIVNSSRLAMAVFSNHFFESPSQRLNMIGVTGTNGKTTTSYLIEKILNDAGQSTGLIGTIQMRYAGKEFPMSGTTPEALELQRSLHHMVQEGVENCVMEVSSHALEQGRVKGTDFRTAVFTNLTQDHLDYHLTMESYRSAKGLLFARMGNAYTEELSKRKYAVLNADDEASKYFASLTATEVVTYGIDTEADVKASNIRITAQGTFFHVDTFKGSADIELRMVGKFNVYNALAAATAALLEGISLEAIKQSLESIPGVDGRVEAVACGQDFAVIVDYAHTPDGLENVLRTVNEFAERRVLCVFGCGGDRDRTKRPIMGQIAAKYSDKVFITSDNPRTENPDAILEDIKQGLVDMGTEPDKYELIVDRKAAIHRAIEQASSGDVVLIAGKGHETYQILGTTKTDFDDRLVAKEAIRGIAK
- the murG gene encoding undecaprenyldiphospho-muramoylpentapeptide beta-N-acetylglucosaminyltransferase, with the protein product MRVVLTGGGTGGHIYPAVAVARQLESEDKNAEFLYIGGKRGLESKLVPEENLRFESIDITGFRRKLSVDNVKTILRFLQGVRTSKKLLREFKPDVVIGTGGYVCGPVVYAAAKLGIPSIIHEQNAIPGLTNKFLSRYVDTVAVSFEGSEKHFPGVKNVLYTGNPRATTVQHASRERGFASLGVPMGSKVVLVVGGSRGAKAINDAMIDMSERVAALKDVHMVYVTGDSYYESTLQAVKERLGNIPSHMHILPYVNNMPEVLAATSLIVNRAGASFLAEITSLGIPAILIPSPNVTNNHQEANARALEKAGAAHVLLEKDMNGNTLFQSIEAVIGDEDRKRSMSSISKQLGKPDSAAVLVAEMRRIAKK
- a CDS encoding UDP-N-acetylmuramoyl-tripeptide--D-alanyl-D-alanine ligase gives rise to the protein MKRTLYQIAQMCGGTLLRDQDSELNINGVYTDSRKTVEGRLFVPLAGERFDGHEYAAECLAAGAAGIMWQNDHGTPPEGPVILVEDTLLALQELSAAYLRESGASVVAITGSNGKTTTKDMVYSLLSTTFKVHKTQGNFNNHIGLPLTILDMPQDTQIAILEMGMSGRHEIERLAEIARPDVAVITNIGEAHLLQLGSREEIARAKLEIVSGLKNDGLLIYNGDDSLADRVLAEPSTKKPKEFKRFTFGMNQTNNDFPTGITNHAGGMIFTSVSLGEEAMQIPLIGQHNVINSLAALAVARHYGVSHDDMHKGLAEVKLTGMRIEVMKGVSGITVLNDAYNASPTAMKAAVDALSGLAGYERKAAVLGDMLELGPREEELHEEIGHYLTPAKLDLVFTYGSLSSNIAKGALRNMPSHAVHAFEDKAALIAHLKATMTPRDVVLVKASRGMKLEEVANALINEPLQIEVD